The stretch of DNA CATGCGTGAAGCAGTGAGCTGCGGCCGTACTTCTGTCGCAGATGTTGTAGCTGCGCGTTAACGTGGGACCGACTGAAGATTCCAGCGCCGTGTGGAGACACGAGTGACCGATCAAAGTTATTTGCACATGCTCGTCATTTCAAATGAATCGTCTTGCCTCGTGTTCGTTATGTGCATTTTAACTTGGTAACCTACCTAGGATCTAGTGGCCGGAGGGAAACGCAGGCGGACAGGCAGAAAGCTACGGCCACTCGTAGTTGACTACAGTTCCTTTTTCGACGTGAAAATTTTCCTGTCGAAGTGAGAAACTGGTTTGTGACTTCGTTGTTAAACATACCCACGATATCGATTTTCCACTTACGAGAAGCTTATTTTCCCATCCTGATCCTTATCAAAGAGCGTAAACGCTGTCTTGAATGTGTTGACCTGGGTCTCGGTCAGCTGATACAAAACGCCGTCCACCTCTGTCATGGTGCCGCGGCTTTaacgtttttttttcggcaTCGAAGAAATAGCAAAAAGCCGAGAGCTAATTGTGTCTTACTTGCATCTGCCTTCACCTCGCACTGGCGCCAGTGAGATAAGCTGCACAGAATAGCCACACGTGCCGAAAAGCCTCCGCGGGAAGACGCTATGATAAATGGCAGCGACAGCTAAGGCCTCGCTTCTCGTGGGTAGTACCTCTCCAGGAAGTTAGAATGGAGATCATGCCAACCCCTAAAGTAAATAGTCTCCGCACCCGTCAGTGCGGAACTGCGATATACAGACGTGTAAGGGACCCAAATACCTGGCGAAGTGCCCAGCAAAGAAAGCTGGTTAAAGGACAAGGCGTGTGGAGGTCACCTCCGGATGTTTCCCTACCGCATACCAACCCTCGAACAtaagcagcagctgcgatGGTACTTAATATTAGACGTGATTTGCAGAGCGACACGGAGATAAGGCATCTCCGCAGAAGCAAGGCATTGAATAAACCAGCTCCACAGAACAAAGCTTCGGCATGAGCCCAGCCTGCTCGCACAGAGATTTCGAAATGGGTTCTCAGCAGAACCTCAGAGCATATTTCTCTGTCTTGCAATGTACTATTCTGGAGGTGCATGTGTCAATGAAAAGTTCGCATGCGTTGCTCTTGACGGTCCTTACTCTTTGGTGGCACAATCACGATGTTCCTTGCCTTGCTCCGCAGGTTTACGGCAGAAGGAGCTCGCCGAATCTCCAGCGCCATGTAGCGCACACCGTTAGTATCATATTACTCACCTTTTCGCAGGAAGTTCGTATCGTCCAACAGCATGCGGGGTGCGATTGAGTGATTGGGGGCCGTGGGCTTGTAGCGTGCAACGGAACGACAGCAAGCAACCGTGTGTCAACACATAGTTTGGGGTGTCTGCTCTGCGGTGCAGTTGTTACATTCGACTATAACGTGCGTAATGTAACGTTCCCCCCATCTCATACAGATAAAGAGGTTCGATCAACAGGAGGTAGTTTCCGTTGCGTGGCGGCCACCGCGCGGGAACCGCATCTAtacaagagagagaaaaaacacatCAGAGGACAGCAGCGCATTGCTCGTTTGCTCACCATTCCTTTTTCCACAGCAGGAATGCAACGGCTCTGAACACACTATTACGTGGCTCAGTGACACTGGCTCGCCCGTAGACCTTGACGCTTCGCTCTGTGTGAGCACGCGCCGAAAATGACCTAAGCGGCAGTCAGTCTGCGTCAGCCGACATAAGTAAACTTTTGGGCGTTACCACTTGCCACTTTACAAACAGAGAAATAACTGTACGGAAGTCCAGTGTGTCGCAAAGCTGGTAGCATATTGTAGACATGCTGGTGGCCTTCAGTGCCCCCCAGGAGCGTGTGTAAAGAGATGCGTTTCATTATCAGGGTCCCAGTCAATCGCTTGCGTcggcgcgagggcagccTTGAGGCCAGCGGGTGAATTTCCTTTCCTAAGGGCATCCCGCGCTATAAGTTTCGACGGGTCCGCGCTGATCGAGCTAATAGGGGCGCGTTCTTTTATGTGGGTACGGTGACATGCAGCACATGCGTTCCCCTCGAAGCTCCGCAGTTTGAATGGAGCCGCCTATTATCGGGACCCAGCAGAATCAATGAAAAAGATATTTATCCGGCGAAGGGGTGGTGCAGGGCAGTTGTAATGAACTTTTATACCACAGCTTAAGGCAACGTTGCTCCCGGCCGGGGTACTGAATTAGCCTCGACTCTACAATGAAGCACAGTTCTTTTATTGTTACCTCCTTCCCAACAGCTTCTGGTGTTACTGAAGTCACGATTTCATCATTAGCAGCACACCCTAACTGCATTTATTTCGTTTGGAACCAGCACATAGGCGCTGAAATGCGGCACGTGGGCCAGCACTAAGCAGCTGCTCGCAGGGTACCATGTGCACAGCAATGAACGCCCCGGTTTCCACAAGAATCCGGACTTGCTCAGCTCGAACGGAGATGGTAGCAGACTTGATTGCAACTGCATCGTCGGCCGCAGGTTGCTCACACTATCCTGACATAGACGCTGCTTTCGCCCCGGCACCGTGTCTGAAGTTAGCCCGTATTTTAACACCCGATGTGCACGGGGTACGATACTGTGCTTCTAAATTTGGATACTGGGAAGAGTCTGTGACAagcctgcgcgtctcacCCAGATCAACGCTATGATAACCGCTCAGGGCAGTCGCAGTGGACAGAGTCCCACTCAGTTACTTCCGTCGTACCAATCTCcccgcgaagcggcggccgcttATACTAACTCTTGAGTGCTCTGCCTGTGCGTGCGTGCCCTTGAAGCATATTCCAAGgaaatgaaaaaaaaaggTTAAAAAGGTGCACATCGTAGTATCAGCAGTTGAGCACTCGAGTATCGTGCATAAACTCCAATGTAGCCGAACTCTTGATGGCACCCAGTGCGCACAACTTCTTCACAGCCGCCTCAAAGAGGGGAAGCTCGACGCTCCGGCCGCGCTGGACGAAAGCACAGGCAGGCGTTTTGGAACCCCTTGCACAGACAGGCGTGCGCTTGGCGGCTAGAGTAAAGCAGTAAATTCTGATCCCGGTTTCGAATTACCGCCCTGCTCATCATCCCACATCGGTCGGTGTCTCAAGTGACTCCACGCAGCCGCTACCTCCAGCCTTTTACCGCTCGTTGGAAATACCTCTCTCGGGGCACCAGGCATAGTCCCGTCCACCCGCCTCACCCACAGCACCCGCACAGCAATGCGCTCCTTGTTATTCTCGCTCGCCACGGGTCCTCAGGCTACGGCAGCGCGTCTCGGCCTACCGCGCCATGCAGGCTTCAACCGCACTCTTCTGCGCTGCGAGGGACGGGGAGAAACGGGTCTCTACCGACGTAGGTCGTGTGTTTTGGCGCCGAACATTCGGCCTCGCCACCGACGCTTCGTGGAAATCACCGTTTCGGCAGCCAGGGCTGCAGGTGTCCCCACACGGATCCTCTGCGTGCTACATGGGGACCCCAGACCCGTTCTGTCAGGCTATACCGTTCTGcggaagctgctgcagctgctgttgCAGCACCTGTCTCGGCTGCTCGAGAGTCTGGAGGTTAGGGTGTGTTGGCTGactctgcgcagagagctgcgcgaacgccggcggatgcggctgctgcacggCCGGCGGCCATGGCTGGGACAGGGAAATCGGCGGATATCCGGCGTGGGCCGCCGCGACTGGGACCTGCGTCTCAGCCATGTCTCGtcctgccggcggcgctccagctTTGGGAAGTTGGGAGAAATGCAGCAGGTCATGAGCCTGGCCGTGGTCGACGTGCTcactcgcctcgctgccgtgTGGCTGGCGGAGCTCGTGCACACGCGAGGGCGCTCCAAAAGCCTGAAAACTGGAACTTGCCGGATCTGCCAGCTTGCCTGCTCCGCAATCGCCTTGGGTTTTCGCCCCTCCTTGTGAAGAcggccccgcggcgccggagggtGATGTCGCGCCCTGGGTTTGAccgcttctgctgcctccaGCATACGCCACCAGGCCCGCTGAGGCTccgacgagggcgcgaggcacCTGCGTAGGTCCCGTTGCAGCAAAGGCGTTCTTCACGCTCGTGCCCCATTGAGGGTTGCCTGCAGAGTGCGCGGTCCCGGATTCCTGAGAatgcgtcgcctctcccgaCACGCCGGGGGGGCACGCTGTGGGCTCAAGCGCAGCCCCCTGACTGCACGCGCCGGCCGTGTGAAGCACTGGCGCGAAACTCGATGAGCTAGGCCTCTCGCGGGGCACCTCCGCGCCGTCTGGGTTCGACAGGAAAACTCCGATTTGTTCGTTCCGTCTTTCGTTCGTGGCAAAGGCGTGCGCGTGCCCAGCGAACCTCTCCCCTGCGTGgagtgtctgcggcgccggcgcactctctccctgcgtcgGCCGATTCGTTCCAGCCTCGACGGATCCGGGCGCGTCAGGGCCGCTGGCAGCGCAGGGGACGGTAGTTGCACCTCCCTCACCGCTTGTGGGCGCCGCTTCCCTCGCCGCTGTTTGGCGTGCTTGGAGAGCGGTTCCCTCAGTCCTCCGGCCCCCAtccggcgtctccttcgcctgcgtgtcTGTCGGCGCACGGCTCGTGGCCTCGCCGTACGCCTGTGTCGGCCGGGACGCCACCGGCACAGAGGGACACGCGCGTTGGCGACCCACAGCGTCTGCGCCGGGCTCGGAACGGCTCGCTCCTGCATGCAGGGGCACGGAagacgcggcgtcgtcggcgctggTTGGGCctgaggcggccgccgaagccgaCGGCAGGGGCTGTGGGGACGGGATCGACGGGGAATTGGAGGGCAGGGGCTGAACTGAGCTTGCTGGCGCTTCGAGAGGAGAGCTCTGGCCGTCAGCGGAGCTCGGCTGCGGTCGGTcctgctctcctctctggggTCTTTCTGCATCGCTTCGACAGGACTCACGCAGTATGGTTAAGTTCGAGTGTGCTTTctcgttttccttcttcctctgcgctttGTTTTCGCGCTCCCGCTGCCCGGCCTGGGTCGCGCGTTCGTCCTCGATGCCCATGGCGCTGCGCTCACTGGCTTCCTGCGCACGCTGCACGGCCCTTTCTTCCCGTTTTTTCAACTcgacctcgcgcagctctcgaagacgccgagcgtcctctgttcgccgtcgctctctgctaGCCAGCTTCTCGCTGaggcgcctcaggcgcgccTGGATCTTCATTTGTTCCTTTGAATCTTCCTCGCTGATAATGTGCCCCAGGTGTTGTCTCGTGCGCTCCAGGCGATCCcactgccgcctcctctcctctcgaaGCCACTCCAATTcagcttcctccgcctctgtcAGAGAAACCAGCCGCACGCCGGCGATCTCGTGGTTCGCCCTGAGCGGCCCGCGtccgctctcctcctcgcggcgggtGCTGTCGCCAGAagcaggcctcgcgcctccggcggacGTCCGCTCGAGTTGGAAGAGACGCAGGTTTCGAAACTCAgtctcgcgtttcttctgATCTCTCAGCGCCCCCCGGAGCCACACAGCGAGCTGTTCCTCGTCCAGGtccggcggcgcacgccaAGGCAgtgcggcgcgctgctccTGGAAGGCCTCAGGCAGCGTCTGTGGAGGCGAAAAGGATGGAagtggcgaggaggcgggcgcggtcgcgcctgcgaggcgccacGGGTCTCCGGAGCCggacggaggccgcgccgaaatcggagctgcggaggcgcccggaGTTGAGATGGTCGACGGCGGAAACGAAAGCCCTGGAAAGATATCAATGGCAGACGCCTGGTCGCCCGGACTCGAATATAAAACGGAGTAAGGGTCCCCAGGTCCGAAGGGAAATGCGCAGAGCGCATCatccgcctcttcgtcttcagaCTCCGACGACCACAGATACatgtcttctgcctcttgcAATAGTcgagcgtcttcttctctcttggACTCGGCCGCAatgcgcgcgcacgccgagggagaagagggacTGCATTTCGGAGCGGAGGACCGCCGGAAGGCAtccgaggcgcccgccgcagccgcaggaaaAGCCGAACAAGCCGCTGCCCCCTGGGCACCTGAGGTTCttcgcgagggcgaggaagcaggagaaggagcgtGCGAGCTGTCCGCAGAGGGAGTTGCGCGACCTGAGCGACATagaacgacgcagaggaTACATGCAATCACATTCGCGGCTCAGCCCACAGACTCCGCCGCAACACGTATCTATCAATCTGtctatagatatatagataaatataCATACGGATCTTCGCCAACAACAATAGCTACACGTCTAATGCAAGACGCTGACGACCGCACCAACTTAAAGCGACCTGTGTGACCGCTCCAGGCACACGGTCGCGAGCAATATGCTACAAACAGGTCGCCACGTGTTTGTAGAACGTAGTTTCGCCTCGGAAGCCGCGAAGACCGGGAGCACCCAACAGTCACTGAAAAACGCCACGGTCAGTgtccgccggcgcacgcagTGGCGCCTCGACGTTCTCCGCTTTGATTGTATTCGCCCCTCGGCAACTGTGAGGACAAGACAGTCGGCGCCGTGGACGGAGTCGACTCCCGGCAGGATGTAGCCGAAGCCACTCGAAGGGGCTGCCTGACCTGAAGCGGCTCCCCGGGGGAGAGCCTCCAATggcagcgaggcctcgctgTTCGCCAAGCGAAAGAAAACGTCGAGCCTCTCTGCTCCGCGCTCGGCTtgcagccacgcgcgctcGCTAGGACAGGAGCCGGTGCCTCCCTtcgagccgcaggcgaacgAAGAAAAGTGCGGAGGCTGCGTTGGCGACAACGAGGAACGAGACAAGAGCGGACtcggggcggcgaggcccgccCAAACTGCTGACGGCGGAAGGTCTAGCATCGCTTTCCTCAAAGCCTCCAGAGTCGCGCTCCCTAAGCGCGCGAACAGGAAAAAAAATCGCCTAAAACAGAGTCTCTCGCCCAGAACCCCGAAAGAAAGGCAACGCCTGCCGgcaccgcggcgcggcgcgcaggtcCCGCAGCAAGCATATACTCTTCGAAACGCGTCCATCACACGCAGGAATCAGGGCGCATGCAAGCCGCGAACTCAAaagatgcatgcatgctcgCTTAGAGATACGGGTGCGcccacgcgcctgcggcccaTTCGGTGAGCGCCAAGAGGCTGCGGAGTAGCCGCGCGCACGTGGAGTAAAAAAGACCCCACACAGAACCAGCAAAACGCACCACCACACAAGCCTGCTAACCCTCACTTACGGCTGTCGGTCAAACCGTTGGGAGGCGcgtccggcgccgcggcaatcgtgcgaggcagcgcgtcgaggagtTGCATCTCTTTGACGCACTGAAAGAGActccgcgcggaggcgcagagatgCTGCACGATGCAGACAAGGCACTCCGCAAAACAGGATTCTTCCGTGTGAAGAAGTACGCCACAGAAGCACGTCCATCAGGCACGCCGCTCATCTATTTGAAAGCAATACGCATGCATGGACAGGAAGCTACACGATTTACGCACTGGTCCGCGATGAACGTGAAACCAGGCCTCAAGCAGCGCATTCTCATTTGATCTGCCTTTCCGAAGGCGAACAAATCGACACCGATAGAACACGCAGGGCTTCTCTAAGTGCGCCGCACCGTCACGTATTCCTGTACGCGCACATTTGGCCAAATACTTGAACATGTATACATAGTTccctatatatgtatgcacgGAGCGAGTGTGTCTCCCGCCGcaggtttagggtttagggtccCTCCTTACCTCTGTGACTTTTAGTCTGCGTTCTCTGGAGAGTACCGGCAGCTCGAGTTCAcgcacgcgtcgctgctCAGCAGCGGACAGCCGAGGCAGCGTGTAGAGCATGTCTTCCGGCGGCAATGCAGCCCTGTGTGCAGCAGCGTTGAAGTCGATGCCCTCGCCAGTTCTGTGTCTcttgcgcggcgacgcgctgctgtcgccgtcgcccgagCTCTCCACGTCTCGCTTGCTGCcaccgcgtcgcgcgtcgtggctgcctcgtcgccccagACTGCCGCTATCCTCCCCCGACGTCTGTCGCGAGAGCTCGGGTGCGCGGTccacgccgccctcgagAGCAGCTGAACCCGAAGGCGAGTGCGCGCCCGACGTagacgctgcgcgccgcggcgacgtgAGGCCTGACCGCCTGAGGAGATCGCAAGCGAGAGGGACGCTCGGGGCACTGACGCGCGGCGAATGGGGTCCCTGGACGCTCCAGCGGGACGCGACCGACGAATGAAAACAAACGCGGCTGACACGCCGTTGGCCGCATGCAGATCAGCCACAAGACGCTACAGAGAACAGGCAACCGACACGCCACCAGCACGCCGACAATCGGTCCACCAGCGCCTGCAAGGAGGCGACTCTCCCTGAGGCTGGCTGGTATCTTCCTCGTCTCACTCAAACAGAACGACTGGACTGCGTAGCGTGCCGcccccgtctcctcgctgcgctgcgctgtGTCTGCAGATGCGGACTCACCTGTCGGCGCTCGCCCCGTCGTCGGCCGCGCTTCCCCCGCCGTGAACCGCTCCTCCTGAGTGGCTCATCTGTTCaggcggagagacaggcaTGTGGCGCTGCCCCGTGGCCGCCTCCAACTGGGGCGCCAAATGCGCCCGCACCTTCTCGCGCAGAAGCTTTTTCTTCGCTACACACGCAGGAGCCGAGCTGGCAACCACAAACCAGCCGTCGCCGTTCGGGTTGTCGTCGAGGAAAAGAGGCACCTTGGCGATCTCCAAGTCGTCTGCCAACAGAGCCTTCaggccctccgcgtcttccagctcctcggaagacggcgaagacagacgcggcgcgcgagaaggcgtcgcgtctgcagaggtggaggagggcgagcctgagcgcgaggcggcgcgcgtcgtcttcccaTCTTGTTCGAGGACGGTTTTCGACCCCTCTAGGGGGGGAAACAACGCAGACAAGATCCGAAGTCGGTCCGGATCCTTCTCCCGTTCAGGCTTGGTGGTTTCGGCCTCGCCCCCTTTGCCCTCCTCTGGCTTCCGCTGGGCGctggccgcggcctcgggggCTCCACGGCCCTTGTCCGCCTG from Besnoitia besnoiti strain Bb-Ger1 chromosome V, whole genome shotgun sequence encodes:
- a CDS encoding hypothetical protein (encoded by transcript BESB_063380); amino-acid sequence: MADPLSCLLSGQGEQAPLTLPESLPSSPAVCDDEALSHSARQKTQAAPLSSASFFHHGAGPLRGAPLPCAAAALPGVNPAADASRINLSCFQQHAATQGPVPPFSLRSPTSERSSVAPTQLTQASVSPKCAENSYGALQQDLRRPPGPASLAGESDPQRGLQSDQADPRSAFLCPGQLLPSQGSPHLLEQAAAFFLAHTPRGTPVQQNVLRLLSQPQSPHSVEGAADNAAGTAVAAAGTAGGGAACPALLSGAGLVHAAGTGLPDGRDTHQLPALQRLSHAAALPVATPSLSPFAGPPVSAPPASSSQARTVAGGPAGPAVEGGGAGSRGKRSLALQTPAPGASGGAPSGPLRTSAALATNSGVGQPISSSSLPQAMVTSASLLPADARASEALAAGVAAPRSAAPSHPTSQLASPLPAHWGLPPSSVKAPSVPPNPRHAGAAPLALPASNRGVSGAYDEGGVAGRTAPSSAQAASATAPPPRMPGKDGSKLVSASLTSVAVSAAASTAPPRFPTELPAPGAAANSPSPLPDTPGFVAPSAATAALAASPAGRQAVPTPAAPPAPAASPVVAAKRKLLPPTGQPVANAVAPGPLAPASAAAAAAAAQRPAAGAGSAVGVAPKPSASPLEAGPQGGMAGAAAVPSALASPLAAGGPGQTLRCQGARRSAGAADAPAAAKKETGAAAGGSAAAARPSPAANTPHGLKGLLSRSKCSSPQVVLSATPSPPGTPTHRAQPRSGASTGGRARSRSNSAGGGQSSAAVLTAAASRLAHLSGRASPTGSTVPGIVPSRLPSPSSAVTALGPLLTAAGGAGGPLGVGGAPLFGRGLGAQAPPNDAASRAAAVVAEAAAAAAAGYSSLAAATSSGLSPCASLKVSSLGRANAAPSPRARSQQSADSPAAGGLGGSRKAASARALATVSGSSAASQESHREAPCGGAAKTPVVDAEAKAKETSKSPKEAEGAGVAGQGEQADKGRGAPEAAASAQRKPEEGKGGEAETTKPEREKDPDRLRILSALFPPLEGSKTVLEQDGKTTRAASRSGSPSSTSADATPSRAPRLSSPSSEELEDAEGLKALLADDLEIAKVPLFLDDNPNGDGWFVVASSAPACVAKKKLLREKVRAHLAPQLEAATGQRHMPVSPPEQMSHSGGAVHGGGSAADDGASADRRSGLTSPRRAASTSGAHSPSGSAALEGGVDRAPELSRQTSGEDSGSLGRRGSHDARRGGSKRDVESSGDGDSSASPRKRHRTGEGIDFNAAAHRAALPPEDMLYTLPRLSAAEQRRVRELELPVLSRERRLKVTEHLCASARSLFQCVKEMQLLDALPRTIAAAPDAPPNGLTDSRSATLEALRKAMLDLPPSAVWAGLAAPSPLLSRSSLSPTQPPHFSSFACGSKGGTGSCPSERAWLQAERGAERLDVFFRLANSEASLPLEALPRGAASGRATPSADSSHAPSPASSPSRRTSGAQGAAACSAFPAAAAGASDAFRRSSAPKCSPSSPSACARIAAESKREEDARLLQEAEDMYLWSSESEDEEADDALCAFPFGPGDPYSVLYSSPGDQASAIDIFPGLSFPPSTISTPGASAAPISARPPSGSGDPWRLAGATAPASSPLPSFSPPQTLPEAFQEQRAALPWRAPPDLDEEQLAVWLRGALRDQKKRETEFRNLRLFQLERTSAGGARPASGDSTRREEESGRGPLRANHEIAGVRLVSLTEAEEAELEWLREERRRQWDRLERTRQHLGHIISEEDSKEQMKIQARLRRLSEKLASRERRRTEDARRLRELREVELKKREERAVQRAQEASERSAMGIEDERATQAGQRERENKAQRKKENEKAHSNLTILRESCRSDAERPQRGEQDRPQPSSADGQSSPLEAPASSVQPLPSNSPSIPSPQPLPSASAAASGPTSADDAASSVPLHAGASRSEPGADAVGRQRACPSVPVASRPTQAYGEATSRAPTDTQAKETPDGGRRTEGTALQARQTAAREAAPTSGEGGATTVPCAASGPDAPGSVEAGTNRPTQGESAPAPQTLHAGERFAGHAHAFATNERRNEQIGVFLSNPDGAEVPRERPSSSSFAPVLHTAGACSQGAALEPTACPPGVSGEATHSQESGTAHSAGNPQWGTSVKNAFAATGPTQVPRALVGASAGLVAYAGGSRSGQTQGATSPSGAAGPSSQGGAKTQGDCGAGKLADPASSSFQAFGAPSRVHELRQPHGSEASEHVDHGQAHDLLHFSQLPKAGAPPAGRDMAETQVPVAAAHAGYPPISLSQPWPPAVQQPHPPAFAQLSAQSQPTHPNLQTLEQPRQVLQQQLQQLPQNGIA